The following are encoded together in the Ovis aries strain OAR_USU_Benz2616 breed Rambouillet chromosome X, ARS-UI_Ramb_v3.0, whole genome shotgun sequence genome:
- the LOC114111511 gene encoding zinc finger protein 81-like has product MTVDFSREEWQDLDSAQRCLYQDVTLETYSHLCTVGNQVPKPAVIFKLEQGEGPWTLEEETPHHSCSDYIMRNAGLEETQAGIKIAGRNINHLRYADDTTLMAESEKELKSL; this is encoded by the exons ATGACCGTGGACTTCAGCAGAGAGGAGTGGCAGGACCTGGACTCTGCTCAGAG GTGCCTGTACCAGGATGTGACACTGGAGACCTACAGCCACCTGTGCACAGTGG GGAACCAAGTTCCCAAACCAGCGGTCATCTTCAAGCTGGAGCAAGGAGAGGGCCCATGGACATTGGAGGAGGAAACCCCACATCACAGCTGCTCAGAT tacatcatgagaaacgctggactggaagaaacacaagctggaatcaagattgccgggagaaatatcaatcacctcagatatgcagatgacaccacccttatggcagaaagtgaaaaggaactaaaaagcctttag
- the LOC101116124 gene encoding casein kinase I-like, with amino-acid sequence MASSSGPEADFLVGGRYKLVREIGCGSFGHVYLAIDLTNHEEVAVKLEPQNVKHPQLLHERERYNILQGGVGIPQIRWYGQEMDYNVLVMDLLGPSLEDLFNFCSRRFTMKTVLMLADQMISRIEYVHRQNLIHRDIKPDNFLIGTGQQWKKLFLIDFGLAKRYRDKKTGQHIPYRSGKGFTGTPSYASLSAHLGTEQSRRDDMESLGYVLMYFNRASLPWQGLKGATMKQKCEKISEMKMTTPVDVLCQGFPVEFAMYLKYCLGLSFEEAPDYTYLRQLFRILFRTLNYQHDYAFDWIVLKQKAAQQAASSTGQGQQAQTPTGKSDKTKSEMKHS; translated from the coding sequence ATGGCGAGCAGCAGTGGACCCGAGGCCGATTTCCTTGTCGGAGGGAGATATAAACTGGTACGGGAGATCGGGTGTGGCTCTTTTGGGCACGTTTATTTGGCGATAGACCTCACCAACCATGAGGAGGTAGCCGTAAAACTAGAACCACAGAATGTGAAACATCCCCAGTTGTTACACGAGAGGGAACGCTATAATATCCTTCAAGGTGGGGTTGGCATCCCCCAGATACGGTGGTATGGTCAGGAAATGGACTATAATGTGCTAGTCATGGATCTTCTGGGACCCAGCCTTGAAGACCTCTTCAATTTCTGTTCAAGAAGGTTCACAATGAAAACTGTACTTATGTTAGCTGATCAGATGATCAGTAGAATCGAATACGTGCATAGGCAGAATCTTATACACAGAGACATTAAACCAGATAACTTCCTGATAGGTACTGGGCAGCAGTGGAAGAAGTTATTCCTTATTGATTTTGGTTTGGCCAAGAGGTACAGAGACAAGAAGACAGGGCAACACATACCCTACAGATCCGGTAAAGGTTTCACTGGCACGCCTTCCTACGCTAGCCTCAGTGCCCATCTTGGTACGGAACAGAGTCGCCGAGATGACATGGAATCATTAGGATATGTTTTGATGTATTTTAACAGAGCCAGCCTGCCATGGCAAGGACTAAAGGGTGCAACAATGAagcaaaaatgtgaaaagattaGCGAAATGAAGATGACCACACCTGTTGATGTTTTATGTCAGGGATTTCCTGTAGAATTTGCCATGTACTTAAAGTATTGTCTCGGGCTGTCCTTTGAGGAAGCCCCGGATTACACGTACCTGAGGCAGCTCTTCCGCATTCTTTTCAGGACCCTGAATTACCAACATGACTATGCATTTGATTGGATAGTGTTAAAGCAGAAAGCAGCACAGCAGGCTGCCTCTTCAACTGGGCAGGGTCAGCAGGCCCAAACCCCCACAGGCAAAAGTGACAAAACCAAAAGTGAAATGAAACATTCTTAA